A genome region from Christensenella minuta includes the following:
- the nifU gene encoding Fe-S cluster assembly scaffold protein NifU, whose protein sequence is MLYSKKVMDHFTHPRNVGVIENPDGVGEVGNAKCGDIMRIYLKIDHDTISDVKFETFGCGSAIASSSMATEMIKGKPLSEALELTNKAVAEALDGLPAHKMHCSVLAEEAIKAAIQNYYEKNGIAYDAGQFPDCESCSHCASCDKSGN, encoded by the coding sequence ATGTTATACAGTAAAAAAGTAATGGATCATTTTACGCATCCCCGCAATGTAGGAGTGATTGAGAATCCGGACGGCGTCGGCGAAGTCGGCAACGCAAAATGCGGCGACATCATGCGGATTTATTTGAAAATAGACCACGATACCATTTCGGATGTGAAATTTGAGACATTCGGCTGTGGGTCGGCAATCGCTTCGTCTTCTATGGCGACGGAGATGATTAAAGGGAAACCGCTGTCAGAAGCGCTGGAATTGACCAACAAGGCGGTTGCCGAAGCACTGGACGGGCTGCCTGCACATAAAATGCACTGTTCTGTGCTGGCGGAAGAAGCCATCAAAGCGGCAATTCAGAACTATTACGAAAAAAATGGGATCGCATATGATGCGGGACAGTTCCCTGATTGCGAGTCCTGTTCGCACTGTGCCAGCTGCGATAAAAGCGGGAACTGA
- a CDS encoding S41 family peptidase, with protein sequence MERKGYWKGFISGIAALVIVGFVITMAGSARGETGTNLNLYPVFDKIEKIQALIDEHFYFDEDAENGEYYIYQGMLSGLGDQYSYYMDANEYAAYKRKMDGNYCGMGATVAQDPDTLETSVVSVESGGPADKAGVQEGDIFLEMDGNDVTQMDLGDLIENYGIGPEGSILALRVRRPSDGQEYDLTIIREPIISQTVAHQMLDAETGYIQVASFRAETTEQFKQAVDDLVQSGATRFVYDLRGNLGGSLNSAADMLDYLLPDGLLVYTADKNGAKKSVYEGKDGHEVNLPSVVLVDGNSASASEVFASAMRDYERAKLVGAKTFGKGIVQETFPVGDGSVVRLTTTAYFTKNGYPIHGHGLEPDVAVAMDPARDPEEPLASETDLQLQAALKLLDEEG encoded by the coding sequence ATGGAACGGAAGGGATATTGGAAAGGTTTTATCAGCGGAATTGCGGCGCTTGTAATCGTCGGCTTCGTTATAACAATGGCGGGAAGCGCCCGCGGAGAAACCGGTACCAATCTCAACCTGTATCCTGTTTTCGATAAAATAGAAAAGATCCAGGCATTGATTGACGAACATTTTTATTTCGATGAAGATGCGGAAAACGGGGAATATTATATCTATCAGGGTATGCTCAGCGGTCTGGGGGACCAGTATTCTTATTATATGGACGCAAACGAATATGCGGCCTATAAACGGAAAATGGATGGAAATTACTGCGGAATGGGCGCAACTGTGGCGCAGGATCCGGATACCCTTGAAACCTCCGTCGTAAGCGTGGAATCCGGCGGCCCGGCAGACAAGGCCGGAGTGCAGGAAGGAGATATCTTCCTTGAAATGGATGGAAACGACGTCACCCAAATGGACCTTGGAGACCTGATCGAAAACTATGGGATCGGCCCGGAGGGGAGTATACTTGCCCTGAGAGTGCGGCGGCCCTCCGACGGGCAGGAATACGATCTTACGATTATCCGCGAACCCATTATTTCCCAGACAGTGGCCCATCAGATGCTGGATGCGGAAACGGGGTACATACAGGTTGCGTCTTTTCGGGCAGAGACTACGGAGCAATTTAAACAGGCGGTAGACGACCTTGTTCAAAGCGGCGCGACCCGCTTTGTGTATGACCTGCGCGGGAATTTGGGCGGAAGCCTCAACAGCGCGGCCGACATGCTGGATTATCTCCTGCCCGATGGACTGCTTGTCTATACGGCGGATAAAAATGGTGCGAAAAAAAGCGTCTATGAGGGAAAGGACGGCCACGAGGTAAACCTGCCTTCCGTGGTGCTGGTGGATGGAAATTCGGCGAGCGCATCGGAAGTTTTCGCGAGTGCGATGCGGGATTATGAGCGGGCCAAACTGGTCGGTGCCAAGACCTTTGGAAAAGGGATCGTGCAGGAGACCTTCCCGGTGGGGGACGGAAGCGTTGTCAGGCTTACGACGACGGCCTATTTCACGAAAAACGGGTATCCGATCCACGGACACGGACTTGAGCCGGATGTTGCCGTAGCCATGGATCCGGCGCGCGACCCGGAGGAGCCGCTTGCCTCCGAGACCGATCTCCAGCTTCAGGCGGCGCTTAAGCTGCTGGATGAAGAAGGCTGA
- the trkA gene encoding Trk system potassium transporter TrkA, which yields MRIAIVGDGKVGSALTEQLAKEGHDIVVIDSNKAVLREAVEELDVMVVHGNGATLKVQELADVEHSDLLIAATSADEINLLCCIIARKLGCPHTIARVRNPEYAHQLYFLKDELGLSMMVNPELAAASEIFRLLQFPSFLQRDSFAKGRVEIVEIEVRGESKLIGKKLAELYKTARVKVLVCAVERGDDVLIPDGNFKLRKHDKLYVTASSKDLAKLIHNLGLERRKIRNVLIVGGGNIAYYLAEDLIASGVDVKIIEIDPERCLLLAEALPRATVIEADGSERGVLDSEGIGGTDAVVTLTNIDEENLIISMYADFAGVSKVITKINRTEYHEVFRDRGIECVVSPKELCSHEIVRYVRAMHNTTEDSIITLHRIVGGRMEALEFKANENTWYLGMTLSQLRLKKDILIACISRQGEIIIPQGSDSIRPGDTVIVVTTAEKIVHDLNDIFEEQEERFRFREARE from the coding sequence ATGAGGATTGCGATCGTCGGGGACGGAAAGGTTGGTTCCGCACTGACAGAGCAGTTGGCAAAAGAAGGTCACGATATTGTCGTAATCGACAGCAACAAGGCTGTTCTGCGGGAGGCGGTGGAGGAACTGGACGTTATGGTCGTGCACGGCAACGGCGCGACGCTCAAGGTGCAGGAACTTGCGGATGTGGAACACAGCGATCTTCTGATCGCCGCAACTTCCGCAGACGAAATCAATCTTCTTTGCTGCATTATTGCGCGTAAACTTGGCTGTCCGCACACCATAGCCCGCGTTCGCAACCCGGAATACGCGCATCAGCTCTATTTTCTGAAAGACGAACTGGGCCTGAGCATGATGGTGAACCCGGAGCTTGCCGCAGCGAGTGAGATTTTTCGCCTGCTTCAGTTCCCGTCGTTTCTACAGCGCGATTCGTTTGCCAAGGGACGCGTGGAAATCGTTGAAATCGAAGTGCGCGGAGAAAGCAAGCTGATCGGGAAGAAACTTGCGGAGCTTTATAAGACGGCGCGGGTCAAGGTGCTCGTATGCGCTGTGGAACGCGGCGACGACGTGTTGATCCCGGACGGAAACTTCAAACTGAGGAAGCATGATAAACTTTATGTGACGGCATCTTCCAAAGACCTTGCGAAGCTGATCCACAACCTTGGATTGGAACGGCGCAAAATCAGGAACGTGCTGATCGTCGGCGGAGGAAATATTGCGTATTACCTTGCCGAGGACCTGATCGCTTCCGGTGTGGATGTAAAAATAATCGAGATCGATCCCGAACGATGCCTGCTTCTTGCGGAGGCGCTCCCCCGCGCGACGGTCATCGAGGCGGACGGCTCGGAACGGGGAGTGCTCGATTCCGAGGGCATCGGCGGTACGGACGCGGTGGTAACGCTGACCAATATCGACGAAGAAAATCTTATCATTTCAATGTACGCCGATTTTGCGGGCGTATCCAAGGTGATTACCAAAATCAACCGCACGGAATACCACGAGGTCTTCCGCGACCGCGGTATCGAATGCGTCGTCAGCCCTAAGGAGCTGTGTTCCCACGAGATCGTACGGTATGTCCGCGCGATGCATAATACGACGGAGGATTCCATCATTACGCTCCACAGGATCGTGGGCGGACGTATGGAAGCCCTTGAATTCAAGGCAAATGAAAACACATGGTATCTGGGCATGACTTTAAGCCAGTTGCGGCTCAAAAAGGATATCCTGATCGCGTGCATCAGCCGGCAGGGCGAAATCATCATTCCGCAGGGATCGGATTCCATCCGCCCGGGCGATACCGTGATCGTAGTGACGACAGCGGAAAAGATCGTCCATGATCTGAACGATATTTTTGAGGAGCAGGAAGAACGCTTCCGGTTTCGGGAGGCGCGCGAATGA
- a CDS encoding TrkH family potassium uptake protein, whose amino-acid sequence MNRRMVLYVLCLIMRVEAVLLVPPLVIALVQREEMAAFGFLVAIAALLGASLLTLLKKPRKKVFYAREGFIIVALAWFVVSVFGALPFWVSGAIPNFIDSLFETVSGFTTTGASILTDVEAVPMSLLYWRSFTHWLGGMGVLVFVLAIMPLAKNSGNTMHILRAESPGPQVDKLVPRMHNSAKILYAIYVGMTLLQIVLLLAGGMPVFESVTTAFGTAGTGGFSVLNDSMASFSPYLQSVVTVFMVLFGINFNIFFLVIMREYYKILRNEELWVYLGLLFGSIILITINVLPMFASVGESFHHAAFQVASIMTTTGFATVDFNMWPQLSRTILVILMVLGACAGSTGGGIKTARVVLLGKSFVRDVRKLLRPRSVALIKMNDRTVEEDTVRGVHSYLTAYILIALISVLLISINNFSLETTVTSVVSCMNNIGPGLDLVGPMGNYAAFSGFSKLVLSADMLIGRLEIFPMLMLLVPATWKAR is encoded by the coding sequence ATGAACCGCCGTATGGTCCTATATGTGCTGTGTCTCATTATGCGTGTGGAAGCGGTGCTTTTGGTTCCTCCGCTGGTTATAGCCCTTGTGCAGCGGGAAGAAATGGCAGCCTTCGGTTTTCTTGTGGCGATTGCGGCGCTGCTTGGCGCGAGCCTGCTGACCCTTCTTAAAAAACCAAGAAAAAAAGTGTTTTATGCCCGCGAGGGCTTTATTATCGTTGCCCTTGCGTGGTTTGTGGTGTCCGTTTTCGGGGCGTTGCCTTTTTGGGTCAGCGGCGCGATTCCCAATTTTATCGACAGCCTGTTTGAAACAGTTTCCGGTTTTACGACGACGGGAGCAAGTATCCTGACGGATGTGGAAGCGGTGCCGATGAGCCTTTTGTACTGGCGCAGCTTCACCCACTGGCTGGGCGGTATGGGCGTGCTGGTTTTTGTGCTGGCGATCATGCCGCTGGCGAAAAATTCTGGGAACACGATGCATATACTGCGCGCGGAAAGTCCGGGACCGCAGGTGGATAAGCTTGTGCCGCGGATGCACAATTCGGCAAAGATACTCTATGCGATCTACGTAGGCATGACGCTGCTGCAAATCGTGCTTTTGCTCGCGGGTGGGATGCCGGTCTTTGAAAGCGTAACGACGGCGTTCGGCACAGCGGGCACCGGGGGATTTTCTGTGCTGAACGATAGTATGGCAAGCTTCAGTCCCTATCTCCAGTCGGTCGTCACCGTATTTATGGTTCTGTTTGGAATCAACTTTAATATTTTCTTTCTGGTCATTATGCGCGAATACTACAAAATACTGCGCAACGAGGAGCTGTGGGTCTATCTTGGCCTGCTTTTCGGTTCGATCATCCTCATTACAATCAATGTGCTTCCTATGTTTGCCAGTGTGGGGGAAAGCTTCCATCATGCGGCGTTCCAGGTCGCGTCCATTATGACGACGACCGGGTTTGCGACTGTGGACTTCAATATGTGGCCGCAGCTCTCGCGAACGATTTTGGTGATTCTTATGGTGCTCGGGGCCTGCGCGGGGTCAACGGGCGGAGGGATCAAAACGGCACGGGTGGTGCTTCTTGGGAAATCCTTTGTGCGCGACGTCCGCAAACTTCTGCGCCCGCGGTCGGTCGCGCTGATTAAGATGAACGACCGCACCGTAGAGGAAGATACGGTGCGGGGTGTGCACAGCTACCTCACGGCATATATCCTCATAGCGCTGATTTCCGTACTGCTGATTTCGATCAACAATTTTTCGCTGGAGACGACGGTCACCTCTGTTGTGTCGTGCATGAACAACATCGGCCCGGGACTCGACCTTGTGGGACCGATGGGGAATTATGCCGCGTTTTCGGGCTTCAGCAAACTGGTGCTTTCCGCGGACATGCTGATCGGCAGGCTGGAAATATTCCCGATGCTGATGCTGCTTGTCCCCGCGACATGGAAGGCGCGGTAA
- a CDS encoding phenylacetate--CoA ligase family protein, translated as MEHYYQPEIECASREQIRAWQDERLVRTVKHVYDNVPYYRSMMEEKGVTPSDIKSVDDLHKLPFLTKDDLRDAYPYGLLAVPLSDAVRIQSTSGTTGRRVVAFYTQHDLDLWDDCCARAIMAAGGTKDDVVHVSYGYGLFTGGPGLNGGSHKVGSLTLPMSSGNTDRQIQFMIDLGSTILCCTPSYAAYLAETICERGLQDKIKLKAGIFGAEAWSEEMRRDIQDKLGIKAYDIYGLTEISGPGVSFECSAQTGMHINEDHFIAEIIDPKTGEVLPDGEKGELVFTSITKQAFPLLRYRTRDICVLSHEKCSCGRTHVKMTKPMGRSDDMLIVKGVNVFPSQIETVLLNKGYPANYQITVSREHNSDKLEVQVEMTPEMFSDSLGQIARREEELIGALKAMLGIYAKVQLVAPKSIARSEGKAVRVIDKRNLY; from the coding sequence ATGGAGCATTATTATCAACCGGAGATCGAATGTGCTTCGCGCGAACAGATCCGCGCATGGCAGGACGAACGCTTGGTACGTACGGTAAAGCACGTATACGACAATGTGCCTTATTACAGAAGCATGATGGAGGAAAAGGGCGTGACGCCCTCGGATATCAAGTCTGTGGACGACCTGCATAAGCTGCCGTTCCTCACCAAGGACGACCTTCGGGACGCATATCCCTACGGGCTGTTGGCCGTTCCGCTTTCGGACGCGGTGCGCATCCAGTCCACCAGCGGGACGACGGGACGGCGCGTCGTGGCGTTTTATACGCAGCACGACCTTGACCTGTGGGACGACTGCTGCGCCCGGGCGATCATGGCCGCGGGCGGAACAAAAGACGATGTGGTGCATGTCAGCTATGGCTACGGTCTGTTTACCGGCGGCCCCGGCCTGAACGGCGGATCGCATAAGGTCGGTTCGCTCACACTGCCGATGTCTTCGGGGAACACGGACCGCCAGATACAGTTCATGATCGATCTTGGGTCCACGATTTTATGCTGTACGCCTTCCTATGCGGCCTACCTTGCGGAAACGATATGCGAGCGCGGCCTGCAAGACAAGATCAAGCTCAAGGCCGGTATTTTCGGCGCGGAGGCGTGGAGCGAGGAAATGCGCCGGGACATCCAGGACAAGCTTGGCATCAAGGCCTATGACATCTATGGCCTGACGGAAATTTCCGGACCGGGCGTATCCTTTGAATGCAGTGCGCAGACGGGGATGCATATCAATGAAGACCATTTTATCGCGGAAATCATCGATCCCAAAACGGGAGAAGTGCTTCCGGACGGCGAGAAGGGTGAACTGGTTTTTACCAGCATCACTAAGCAGGCTTTCCCCTTGCTCAGGTACCGCACGCGCGACATCTGTGTTTTAAGCCATGAAAAGTGCTCCTGCGGCAGGACGCATGTGAAGATGACCAAGCCCATGGGCCGGAGCGACGATATGCTGATTGTGAAGGGAGTAAATGTATTCCCATCGCAGATCGAGACGGTGCTCCTCAACAAGGGTTATCCGGCCAACTACCAGATTACGGTCAGCAGGGAGCACAACAGCGACAAGCTTGAGGTACAGGTGGAAATGACGCCGGAGATGTTCTCTGATTCGCTTGGGCAGATCGCCAGGCGGGAGGAAGAGCTCATTGGGGCCCTCAAGGCGATGCTCGGTATTTATGCAAAGGTACAGCTTGTCGCGCCGAAATCAATTGCGCGCAGCGAAGGAAAAGCGGTGCGCGTGATTGATAAACGCAATCTCTATTAG
- a CDS encoding ACT domain-containing protein, with product MTVKQISVFLENKPNQLAEFVKVLNENHIDMRAMSVADTKDFGILRVIVDDTYKTACVLKDAGYVCSITPVLAVAIPDEPGGLTKLLTILGDNGVNLEYTYAFITRQKDTAYMIFRVENNEKAIEVLTKNGITPICQDALNEL from the coding sequence ATGACAGTCAAACAAATTTCCGTTTTCCTGGAAAACAAACCGAACCAGCTGGCTGAATTTGTGAAAGTGCTGAACGAGAACCACATCGATATGCGGGCAATGTCGGTTGCCGATACGAAGGACTTCGGGATACTTCGCGTGATTGTGGACGATACCTATAAAACGGCGTGCGTGCTGAAAGATGCTGGATATGTCTGCTCGATCACGCCGGTGCTCGCGGTTGCGATTCCGGATGAGCCGGGCGGTTTGACCAAGCTGCTTACCATTCTCGGAGATAACGGCGTAAACCTTGAATATACCTATGCGTTTATTACGAGGCAAAAGGATACCGCCTATATGATCTTCCGGGTGGAGAACAACGAAAAGGCGATTGAGGTTCTGACCAAAAACGGGATCACCCCGATTTGCCAGGATGCACTGAATGAATTATAA
- the cls gene encoding cardiolipin synthase, protein MKVLHIFRSRLFLFFTIIGIQLWFVISAAYMLGGTFPILNGLLRAASLFLVLWIVNKKQDPSYKIAWIIPILVFPLFGILIYFFFSQRKLRRKERRRGQSIYRNTAACLSDDDGVCRLIAGEEQDGERLLSYIRKAGNYPAFSNTQTEFFGMGESFLASLLHELKKAGQYIFLEFFTINEGRAWEAILDILKQKAHNGIEVRILYDDMGCIDHLPHNYCRELESYGIRCEVFNRFVPVVDSMFNNRDHRKIAVIDGRTAFVCGTNLADEYFNLKERFGVWKDACLMMKGDAAWGFLIVFLQMWDFAAHEKTDVSLLRPLQTDAIPADGYVQPYASNPFDDLPLAENIYLGMIAGAKKYLYVNTPYLVLNSSLRNALCAAAGSGVDVRITVPHIPDKKIVFLLTRANYRALLECGVKIYEFTPGFIHAKTYVCDDKFAVVGTINTDYRSLFLHFECAALLYRNSSIPVIRDDFLSTLKTCREISLDEMQKEKWYIKFLQTVLNMFAPLL, encoded by the coding sequence ATGAAGGTTCTGCATATTTTCAGGAGCAGGCTGTTCCTGTTCTTTACAATCATCGGGATCCAACTATGGTTCGTTATTTCCGCGGCATATATGCTCGGCGGCACATTTCCCATCCTAAACGGGCTTCTTCGCGCGGCCAGCCTTTTCTTGGTGCTGTGGATCGTCAATAAAAAGCAGGATCCTTCTTACAAAATTGCCTGGATCATCCCGATCCTTGTTTTTCCCTTGTTCGGAATCCTGATATACTTTTTCTTTAGCCAGCGCAAGCTCCGGCGAAAGGAGCGCAGGCGGGGACAAAGCATATACCGTAATACCGCAGCCTGCCTTTCTGATGATGACGGAGTTTGCAGGCTGATCGCAGGAGAAGAACAGGATGGGGAACGCCTGCTTTCTTATATTCGTAAAGCGGGCAATTACCCTGCATTTTCCAATACGCAGACCGAGTTTTTCGGTATGGGAGAATCGTTTCTTGCCAGTCTCCTGCACGAGCTGAAAAAAGCCGGACAATATATTTTTCTCGAATTTTTTACGATCAATGAAGGCCGTGCGTGGGAGGCCATACTGGACATATTAAAACAAAAAGCGCACAACGGGATCGAGGTGCGTATTTTATATGATGACATGGGATGTATCGACCACCTTCCGCATAATTATTGCAGGGAGCTTGAATCTTATGGTATCCGCTGCGAGGTCTTTAACCGTTTCGTTCCGGTAGTGGATTCCATGTTCAACAACCGCGACCATCGCAAGATCGCGGTGATCGACGGCCGAACGGCCTTTGTATGCGGTACGAACCTTGCAGACGAGTATTTTAATCTAAAAGAACGGTTTGGCGTTTGGAAGGATGCCTGCCTAATGATGAAGGGCGATGCCGCCTGGGGATTCCTGATTGTTTTCCTGCAAATGTGGGATTTTGCCGCACATGAAAAAACAGATGTCTCCCTGCTGCGCCCCCTCCAAACCGATGCCATACCTGCGGACGGCTATGTACAGCCTTATGCCAGCAACCCGTTTGACGATTTGCCTTTGGCGGAAAACATATACCTTGGTATGATAGCCGGTGCAAAAAAATACCTCTATGTCAACACCCCTTACCTGGTGCTCAATTCATCCCTTCGCAACGCGCTTTGCGCCGCCGCGGGAAGTGGAGTCGACGTACGCATCACCGTTCCGCATATCCCGGATAAAAAAATTGTTTTTTTACTGACCCGCGCAAATTACCGCGCGCTATTGGAATGCGGAGTGAAAATATACGAATTCACTCCCGGGTTCATTCATGCCAAAACCTATGTATGCGACGACAAATTTGCCGTGGTTGGTACGATCAATACCGATTACCGCAGTTTATTCCTTCACTTTGAATGTGCCGCCCTTCTTTACCGTAATTCTTCGATTCCGGTGATCCGTGATGATTTTCTTTCAACACTGAAAACCTGTCGTGAGATTTCTCTCGATGAAATGCAGAAGGAAAAATGGTATATTAAATTTCTGCAGACGGTCCTAAATATGTTCGCCCCGCTTTTGTAA